A portion of the Haliaeetus albicilla chromosome 29, bHalAlb1.1, whole genome shotgun sequence genome contains these proteins:
- the LOC138682898 gene encoding poly(A) polymerase gamma-like isoform X2 gives MFARLSVPTVSDNLDLRDDSYLRSLDIRNIRSLNGCRVTDEILHLVPNKENFWLTLHAIKLWAKRLAVTNEILQGKSDWPTLFEPWNFFQKYKHYIVLTASASTEEHHLECQANNLNVLKGGMKTEAARVKRTHLHYFLPAETLQKRKKQSMLGASQNASGLQCKRTSSDGSCLNSSRDTDSRTPDNASLLNKISKLDTSTAERERLAP, from the exons ATGTTTGCAAGACTGTCTGTGCCAACTGTTTCTGATAATCTTGATCTCAGAGATGACTCGTATCTCAGAAGCCTGGATATAAGAAATATACGGAGCTTAAATG gCTGCAGAGTTACTGATGAAATACTACACCTAGTGCCAAATAAAGAGAACTTCTGGCTCACGCTCCATGCAATTAAACTGTGGGCAAAAC GTCTTGCAGTTACAAATGAGATTCTCCAAGGAAAATCAGACTGGCCAACGCTCTTTGAACCATGGaacttctttcagaaatacaa acATTATATTGTGCTGACTGCTAGTGCCTCTACTGAAGAGCATCACTTAGAGTG CCAGGCTAACAACCTCAATGTGCTGAAGGGTGGTATGAAGACTGAGGCAGCTCGTGTGAAGAGAACGCATCTCCACTattttttgcctgcagaaaccttacagaaaagaaagaag caAAGCATGCTAGGTGCTAGTCAAAATGCTAGTGGGCTTCAGTGCAAAAGGACTTCTTCAGATGGAAGCTGTTTGAACAGTTCCAGAGACACGGACTCCAGAACACCAGATAATGCCTCTTTGTTAAATAAGATTTCTAAATTGGACACTTctacagcagagagagaaaggttAGCACCATAA
- the LOC138682898 gene encoding poly(A) polymerase gamma-like isoform X1, whose protein sequence is MFARLSVPTVSDNLDLRDDSYLRSLDIRNIRSLNGCRVTDEILHLVPNKENFWLTLHAIKLWAKRLAVTNEILQGKSDWPTLFEPWNFFQKYKHYIVLTASASTEEHHLEWIGLVKSKIRVLVGNLERNEFISIAHVKPQSFPGSRELCKHQANNLNVLKGGMKTEAARVKRTHLHYFLPAETLQKRKKQSMLGASQNASGLQCKRTSSDGSCLNSSRDTDSRTPDNASLLNKISKLDTSTAERERLAP, encoded by the exons ATGTTTGCAAGACTGTCTGTGCCAACTGTTTCTGATAATCTTGATCTCAGAGATGACTCGTATCTCAGAAGCCTGGATATAAGAAATATACGGAGCTTAAATG gCTGCAGAGTTACTGATGAAATACTACACCTAGTGCCAAATAAAGAGAACTTCTGGCTCACGCTCCATGCAATTAAACTGTGGGCAAAAC GTCTTGCAGTTACAAATGAGATTCTCCAAGGAAAATCAGACTGGCCAACGCTCTTTGAACCATGGaacttctttcagaaatacaa acATTATATTGTGCTGACTGCTAGTGCCTCTACTGAAGAGCATCACTTAGAGTG GATTGGTCTTGTCAAATCTAAAATTCGTGTGCTGGTTGGAAACTTGGAGAGGAATGAATTTATATCTATTGCACATGTAAAGCCACAGTCTTTCCCTGGCAGCCGAGAACTTTGTAAACA CCAGGCTAACAACCTCAATGTGCTGAAGGGTGGTATGAAGACTGAGGCAGCTCGTGTGAAGAGAACGCATCTCCACTattttttgcctgcagaaaccttacagaaaagaaagaag caAAGCATGCTAGGTGCTAGTCAAAATGCTAGTGGGCTTCAGTGCAAAAGGACTTCTTCAGATGGAAGCTGTTTGAACAGTTCCAGAGACACGGACTCCAGAACACCAGATAATGCCTCTTTGTTAAATAAGATTTCTAAATTGGACACTTctacagcagagagagaaaggttAGCACCATAA